One segment of Geminicoccaceae bacterium DNA contains the following:
- a CDS encoding LysR family transcriptional regulator, giving the protein MKHHDPAGRHGRGSEPERILRELDWNLLRTFVVLAESHSITEAAQRLRLKQPSVSAALRRLEDRIGRKLLDRSPGRYQLTDAGQLLYREAVEIHGSVLRLSTLMRDLTDDVQGHVRINVASHVTCPLFDAALARFHAAHPHATVSIDVRSSAEAVAEVMAKRASFAICLVRDHNPRLEYRRLYREYFGLFCGPHHPLFGREDLEPGDLAGHGSVSFETDHLQDVLRPVTMMRVQARLAQRITGLSSHLEEVRRMIIAGLGIGPLPVHVARRDVRDGLLWQLPPHAGLPAIDVHVVWNTHAVKNRAEELLLASLLDMIEATPMEERTYT; this is encoded by the coding sequence ATGAAGCACCATGACCCCGCCGGCAGACATGGCCGGGGCAGCGAACCGGAGCGGATCCTGCGCGAGCTGGACTGGAATTTGCTCCGTACCTTCGTCGTCCTGGCCGAGAGCCATTCGATCACCGAGGCGGCACAGCGCCTGCGGCTGAAGCAGCCTTCGGTCTCGGCGGCCCTGAGGCGACTCGAGGACCGGATCGGCCGCAAGCTCCTCGACCGCTCGCCCGGCCGCTACCAGCTGACGGATGCCGGGCAGCTGCTCTATCGCGAGGCGGTCGAGATCCATGGCTCCGTCCTGCGGCTCTCGACCCTGATGCGGGACCTGACCGACGACGTTCAGGGGCATGTGCGGATCAATGTCGCCAGCCACGTGACCTGCCCGCTGTTCGATGCGGCCCTGGCGCGGTTCCATGCCGCCCACCCGCATGCCACCGTCTCGATCGACGTGCGTTCGAGCGCCGAAGCAGTGGCGGAAGTCATGGCCAAGCGGGCATCCTTCGCCATCTGCCTGGTCCGCGACCACAATCCGAGGCTCGAATACAGGCGGCTCTATCGGGAGTATTTCGGCCTGTTCTGCGGACCTCACCACCCGCTGTTCGGACGGGAGGACCTCGAACCCGGCGACCTCGCCGGACACGGCTCGGTCAGTTTCGAGACCGATCACCTGCAGGACGTGCTGCGGCCGGTGACCATGATGCGCGTCCAGGCCAGGCTGGCGCAGCGGATCACCGGACTTTCCAGCCACCTGGAGGAAGTCCGCCGCATGATCATTGCCGGTCTTGGCATTGGTCCCCTGCCGGTCCATGTCGCCAGACGGGATGTCCGCGACGGCCTGCTCTGGCAGCTTCCCCCTCATGCCGGGCTGCCGGCCATCGACGTTCACGTCGTCTGGAACACTCATGCCGTGAAGAACCGCGCCGAGGAACTTCTCCTGGCCAGCCTCCTCGACATGATCGAGGCAACCCCGATGGAAGAGCGAACCTATACCTGA
- a CDS encoding membrane integrity-associated transporter subunit PqiC, with product MIRRTSLLLVLLLAACSETPPTRFYTLAAVEPAPAATETAATETAEGSVVLALAPIGLPAYLNRPQLVVQIDETRMELADLDNWIEPLDTLIQRTMAADLQREPHVQLVLRLPERRQSEFDYGIEVNFTRFDTDAGGVAHLDADWSIVDSRDREIARRHVSEQVEVANPEDKASHALALSRLLDELNASILAALPGTS from the coding sequence ATGATTCGCCGGACAAGTCTGCTGCTGGTCCTGCTGCTGGCCGCCTGCAGCGAAACTCCGCCAACCCGGTTCTACACGCTGGCGGCTGTCGAACCGGCGCCGGCCGCCACGGAGACGGCCGCCACGGAGACGGCCGAAGGGAGCGTGGTTCTGGCACTGGCGCCCATCGGCCTGCCGGCCTATCTCAACCGGCCGCAACTGGTCGTGCAGATCGACGAGACCCGCATGGAGCTGGCCGACCTGGACAACTGGATCGAACCGCTGGACACGCTGATCCAGCGGACCATGGCGGCCGACCTGCAGCGCGAGCCGCATGTGCAGCTGGTGTTGCGCCTGCCCGAACGCCGCCAGTCCGAGTTCGACTACGGGATCGAGGTCAACTTTACCCGTTTCGATACCGATGCCGGTGGTGTCGCGCATCTCGACGCGGACTGGAGCATCGTCGATTCCCGCGACCGCGAAATTGCCCGGCGTCATGTCAGTGAGCAGGTCGAGGTTGCGAATCCGGAGGACAAGGCGAGCCACGCCCTGGCGCTGAGCCGGTTGCTGGACGAGCTCAACGCGTCGATCCTCGCTGCCCTGCCGGGGACGAGCTGA
- a CDS encoding MCE family protein produces MSDKDTGTSDTVPEAHTRQRHGLSVIWLVPLAAILIAGWLGYRHFADKGPQVVITFPDAAGLEAGRTKVKFKDVVVGDVVRVQVSDDLKSVLVTAEMVPGFHPYMNNETRFWVVKPRVGTSGVSGLDTLVSGSYISVDPGKGGEEASAFKGLDEPPLLRFDVPGRRFVLESQNLSSINRGTPIYYKGFEVGQVLDYKLNEDRERFDIPIFIHAPYDEMVLEASRFWIESAVQVQAGSGGFGVKIGTLQSFLTGGITFDTPDFKTSERAGEKYQFTLYPDESSVGEARYTRSVPLLAYFDGSVRGLRPGAPVEIRGMKVGEVSDISLHLDEASKQITIPVVIEIHPQRINGDNAVRDDDAAYAELETLIGLGMRAQLKTASLITGDLYVDLVFERNAREASLDRSGDIPVMPTIPSDLDALEATVQQFVSRIEDLPLEKIAEDMRRTVEMIASRAGSPEIDQLLAEVQETARSIRRFTGDLADNSPPLMAELRETMRRVSQTAKNAQDVLDKDGGLPYDAGELMRELTQAARSVRVFAQYLERHPEALLRGKGGNFR; encoded by the coding sequence GTGTCTGACAAGGATACCGGCACCTCCGACACGGTACCCGAGGCGCATACCCGGCAACGGCATGGCCTGTCGGTGATCTGGCTGGTGCCGCTGGCGGCCATTCTGATCGCCGGCTGGCTCGGCTATCGCCATTTCGCCGACAAGGGGCCGCAGGTGGTCATCACCTTCCCCGATGCGGCGGGCCTCGAAGCCGGGCGCACCAAGGTCAAGTTCAAGGACGTGGTGGTCGGCGACGTGGTCAGGGTCCAGGTCAGCGACGACCTCAAGAGCGTGCTGGTGACCGCCGAGATGGTACCGGGCTTTCACCCCTACATGAACAACGAGACGCGTTTCTGGGTGGTCAAGCCGCGGGTGGGAACCAGCGGCGTGTCGGGTCTCGACACGCTGGTTTCCGGGTCCTACATCTCGGTCGACCCGGGCAAGGGGGGAGAGGAGGCGAGCGCATTCAAGGGTCTCGACGAGCCGCCGCTGCTCCGCTTCGATGTTCCCGGCCGCCGCTTCGTTCTCGAAAGCCAGAACCTCAGCAGCATCAACCGCGGAACGCCCATCTACTACAAGGGGTTCGAGGTCGGGCAGGTGCTCGACTACAAGCTCAATGAGGACAGGGAGCGGTTCGACATCCCGATCTTCATCCATGCGCCCTATGACGAGATGGTGCTGGAGGCGAGCCGGTTCTGGATCGAATCGGCGGTCCAGGTGCAGGCCGGAAGCGGTGGCTTCGGGGTCAAGATCGGCACCTTGCAGAGCTTCCTGACGGGTGGAATCACCTTCGATACGCCCGACTTCAAGACATCCGAACGGGCTGGCGAGAAGTACCAGTTCACCCTCTATCCCGATGAATCCAGCGTCGGCGAGGCGCGCTACACCCGTTCGGTGCCGCTCCTTGCCTATTTCGACGGGTCGGTGCGCGGCCTGCGCCCCGGCGCGCCGGTCGAGATCCGCGGCATGAAGGTCGGCGAGGTGAGCGACATCAGCCTGCATCTCGACGAAGCCAGCAAGCAGATCACCATTCCGGTCGTCATCGAGATCCATCCGCAGCGGATCAACGGCGACAATGCCGTCCGGGATGACGATGCCGCCTACGCCGAACTCGAGACGCTGATCGGGCTGGGGATGCGAGCCCAGCTCAAGACGGCAAGCCTCATCACCGGCGACCTCTATGTCGACCTGGTCTTCGAGCGCAACGCCAGGGAGGCGTCTCTCGACCGTTCCGGCGACATTCCCGTGATGCCGACCATCCCGAGCGATCTCGACGCTCTCGAAGCGACCGTGCAGCAGTTCGTTTCGCGCATCGAGGACCTGCCGCTGGAGAAGATCGCCGAGGACATGCGGCGCACCGTCGAGATGATCGCCTCCAGGGCAGGTTCCCCGGAAATCGACCAGTTGCTCGCCGAGGTCCAGGAGACGGCCCGCAGCATCCGGCGTTTCACCGGCGACCTGGCCGACAACAGCCCGCCGCTGATGGCGGAGCTGCGCGAGACCATGCGGCGGGTCAGCCAGACCGCGAAGAATGCGCAGGATGTGCTCGATAAGGACGGCGGCCTGCCCTATGACGCCGGCGAGCTCATGCGCGAGCTGACCCAGGCGGCGCGGTCGGTGCGCGTCTTCGCCCAGTATCTCGAACGGCATCCGGAAGCGTTGTTGCGCGGCAAGGGAGGAAATTTCAGATGA
- a CDS encoding paraquat-inducible protein A: MTAETADMPASPATPLVACHDCGTLHRLGPMRGGEGAYCRRCGASLAVAHDNSIESALALNIAAGALFITANTLPFMTFELEGRELTTRLWEGAVALTHAGMWPLGLLVMMVGTVVPGVKIAIATVVLGALRLGMRGRWLATGLRWMVILRPWSMIEVFLLGVIVGYVKLIELARLELHAGLWSLAMLIPLLAAAEFVFNRQEAWDMLEPQRRDGASPRHLVACHDCGQLNDDRTAHGQCSRCGSALHRRKNDAMAGTLALVIAAIILYVPANLLPVMRVVSFGQSEPDTIMSGVFTLLEHGMVPVALLVLFASILVPVLKLAVLTYLLITVRFGGRRSARDRTKLYRIIEVIGPWSMVDVFMIALLAALVDLGQIATIEPGPGALAFASVVILTMFAAMRFDPRLIWDAEDLGENDRV, translated from the coding sequence ATGACTGCTGAAACCGCCGATATGCCAGCATCCCCGGCAACGCCGCTCGTGGCCTGCCATGATTGCGGAACCCTGCATCGCCTGGGTCCGATGCGGGGCGGCGAGGGCGCCTATTGCCGGCGTTGCGGCGCCAGCCTGGCGGTGGCCCACGACAACAGCATCGAGAGCGCACTGGCGCTGAACATCGCCGCCGGAGCCCTGTTCATCACGGCCAACACGCTGCCGTTCATGACCTTCGAACTGGAAGGCCGGGAACTGACCACGCGGCTCTGGGAAGGCGCGGTCGCGCTGACCCATGCCGGCATGTGGCCCCTCGGGCTCCTGGTCATGATGGTCGGAACGGTCGTGCCGGGCGTCAAGATCGCCATCGCCACCGTGGTGCTGGGCGCCCTCAGGCTGGGCATGCGCGGGCGCTGGCTGGCCACGGGGCTGCGCTGGATGGTGATCCTGCGTCCCTGGTCCATGATCGAGGTCTTCCTGCTGGGAGTGATCGTCGGCTACGTCAAGCTGATCGAGCTCGCGCGGCTGGAGCTGCATGCCGGGCTGTGGTCGCTGGCCATGCTGATCCCGCTGCTTGCGGCGGCCGAATTCGTCTTCAACCGCCAGGAAGCCTGGGACATGCTGGAGCCGCAGCGCCGGGACGGGGCGTCGCCCCGGCATCTCGTGGCCTGCCACGATTGCGGCCAGCTGAACGACGACCGTACCGCCCATGGCCAATGCAGCCGCTGCGGTTCGGCGCTGCATCGCCGCAAGAACGATGCCATGGCCGGTACCCTGGCGCTGGTGATCGCCGCCATCATTCTCTACGTTCCGGCCAACCTGCTGCCGGTGATGCGCGTGGTCTCCTTCGGCCAGAGCGAGCCGGACACGATCATGAGTGGGGTGTTCACGCTCCTGGAGCACGGCATGGTCCCGGTGGCCCTGCTCGTCCTGTTCGCGAGTATCCTGGTGCCGGTGCTCAAGCTGGCGGTGCTGACCTACCTGCTGATAACCGTCCGGTTCGGCGGGCGCCGGTCGGCCCGCGACCGCACGAAGCTCTATCGCATCATCGAGGTGATCGGCCCGTGGTCGATGGTCGACGTGTTCATGATCGCGTTGCTGGCGGCCCTGGTCGATCTCGGGCAGATTGCGACCATCGAGCCCGGGCCGGGAGCGCTTGCCTTCGCCTCGGTCGTCATCCTGACGATGTTTGCCGCGATGCGGTTCGACCCGCGATTGATTTGGGATGCAGAAGATCTGGGAGAAAATGATCGTGTCTGA
- a CDS encoding ornithine cyclodeaminase family protein: MQPGKELLYLSSADIESLAIPPSDIVEAVEAMFEAKARGAATMKPKMGLHSGNGTAFLASAGVLEHPAQAGIKWVGVADNAGTGLPHIAGTIVLSDNRTGMPLAVMDARWITGARTAAITAVAARHLARPDSRSIGFIACGLQARTHLDTLRRIFPIGRIQTCSRRLETAERFAAEAREQGLEAAAFADPHDAMAGMDIVVTTTPVVPRTPAFLDCDRTAGHAFLAMVDLGISWKPGTFDALDLIITDDSSQAATEQLAKPELYRGEIADLVAGRLAGEEMHSGRTALIFAGIGLADAAAAARVFQRATERGVGMVLPV; this comes from the coding sequence ATGCAACCCGGCAAGGAACTGCTCTACCTGTCCAGTGCAGACATCGAGAGCCTCGCCATCCCGCCATCGGACATCGTCGAGGCGGTGGAAGCGATGTTCGAGGCCAAGGCCCGCGGTGCCGCGACCATGAAACCCAAGATGGGCCTGCACTCCGGCAACGGTACCGCCTTCCTCGCTTCCGCCGGTGTCCTGGAACATCCGGCCCAGGCGGGCATCAAATGGGTGGGCGTTGCCGACAACGCCGGTACCGGCCTGCCGCATATCGCCGGCACCATCGTGCTTTCCGACAACCGCACCGGCATGCCGCTGGCCGTCATGGATGCCCGCTGGATCACCGGCGCGCGCACCGCCGCCATCACCGCCGTCGCGGCCAGGCACCTGGCCCGGCCGGACAGCCGCTCCATCGGCTTCATTGCCTGCGGCCTGCAGGCCCGTACCCACCTCGACACCCTGCGCCGGATCTTTCCCATCGGGCGCATCCAGACCTGCAGCCGCCGCCTCGAAACCGCCGAACGCTTCGCCGCGGAAGCCCGCGAACAGGGCCTCGAAGCCGCTGCCTTCGCCGATCCGCACGACGCCATGGCCGGCATGGACATCGTCGTCACCACCACGCCGGTCGTTCCGCGTACTCCTGCCTTCCTCGACTGCGACCGGACCGCCGGCCACGCCTTTCTCGCCATGGTCGATCTCGGCATCTCCTGGAAACCCGGAACCTTCGACGCCCTCGACCTCATCATCACCGACGACAGCTCGCAGGCCGCCACCGAGCAACTGGCAAAGCCCGAGCTCTATCGTGGCGAAATCGCCGATCTCGTTGCCGGCAGGCTCGCCGGCGAGGAGATGCATTCCGGCCGGACCGCGCTCATTTTCGCCGGTATCGGCCTCGCCGATGCCGCTGCCGCCGCCCGCGTCTTCCAGCGCGCGACCGAGCGGGGAGTGGGCATGGTGCTGCCGGTCTAG
- a CDS encoding FAD-dependent oxidoreductase — protein MTSSTHSRSIAVIGAGIVGVSCGLFLQDDGHQVTLVDPRDPGEGTSFGNAGVLSASSVLPIATPGTLKKVPAMLFDRDSPLRLRWRYLPSLAPWLARFMLASRWSRVERHSRSIRALVERAGGAHDTLIQRCGAGELVRSGGWLKLARSRAAFDAATGLERQFLQRCGVPFDVLEGGVIREVEPSIADDVTHALHLTANRRVTSPIAYTRRLVETFFEGGGRHLRAKVLGLDLLGGAHGIVTEDDRHPFDVIVIAAGAFSRGLAADAGHRVPLDTERGYHVTLPMPEIAPQYTLQALERGFVMAPMLDGLRITSGVELASVDAPPDYRAVRRLVPIARTYVKGLDDGILGEWQGHRPSLPDGLPVLGRSKRHPDVLFAFGHQHIGLTLGPLTGRIIADIVAGRDPGIDLSPYAPDRLFF, from the coding sequence ATGACCTCATCCACGCACTCCCGGTCCATCGCCGTGATCGGAGCGGGTATCGTCGGCGTCAGCTGCGGCCTGTTCCTGCAGGATGACGGCCATCAGGTGACCCTGGTTGACCCGCGTGATCCGGGCGAGGGCACCTCGTTCGGCAATGCCGGGGTTCTCAGCGCATCGAGCGTGCTGCCCATTGCCACGCCGGGCACGCTGAAGAAGGTCCCGGCCATGCTGTTCGACCGCGACAGCCCGTTGCGCCTGCGCTGGCGCTATCTGCCTTCGCTGGCGCCGTGGCTTGCGCGCTTCATGCTGGCCAGCCGCTGGTCGCGGGTGGAACGGCACAGCCGCTCGATCCGTGCCCTGGTCGAAAGGGCGGGCGGTGCGCACGATACCCTCATCCAGCGCTGTGGCGCCGGCGAGCTGGTGCGCAGCGGCGGCTGGCTGAAGCTGGCCCGGTCCCGTGCCGCCTTCGATGCCGCCACCGGCCTCGAACGCCAGTTCCTGCAACGCTGCGGCGTGCCCTTCGACGTGCTCGAGGGCGGCGTCATCCGCGAGGTCGAGCCATCGATCGCCGACGATGTGACCCATGCCCTCCACCTCACTGCCAACCGCCGGGTCACCAGCCCGATCGCCTATACCCGGCGATTGGTGGAGACCTTCTTCGAAGGTGGCGGAAGGCACCTCAGGGCGAAGGTCCTGGGACTCGACCTGCTGGGTGGCGCCCACGGCATCGTCACGGAGGACGACCGCCACCCCTTCGATGTCATCGTCATCGCCGCAGGCGCCTTCTCCCGCGGCCTCGCGGCCGATGCCGGCCATCGCGTGCCTCTGGATACCGAGCGCGGCTACCACGTCACCCTGCCCATGCCGGAGATCGCCCCGCAATACACCCTGCAGGCGCTGGAGCGCGGCTTCGTCATGGCCCCCATGCTGGACGGCCTGCGCATCACCTCCGGCGTCGAACTGGCCTCCGTCGACGCCCCGCCGGACTATCGCGCCGTCCGCCGGCTGGTCCCCATCGCCCGCACCTACGTCAAGGGCCTCGACGACGGGATCCTCGGCGAGTGGCAGGGACACCGCCCGTCGCTGCCCGACGGCCTGCCGGTACTCGGACGCTCGAAACGGCATCCCGATGTCCTGTTCGCCTTCGGCCACCAGCATATCGGCCTCACGCTGGGTCCGCTCACCGGACGGATCATCGCCGACATCGTCGCCGGTCGCGATCCGGGCATCGATCTTTCGCCCTACGCCCCCGACCGGCTATTCTTCTGA
- a CDS encoding LysR family transcriptional regulator, with the protein MDRLEGMGVFLKVVQLGSFSAAASQLGMSKSTVSKHVSVLEERLGMRLLNRTTRRLSLTEGGQIYRDRIEAVLDAVEDADHAVTHLNEAPRGLLRVNAPMSFGLRHLGPLLPAFLESYPEVEIDIALNDRRVDLVDEGFDLAVRIGDLEDSSLIARKLARCRMVCVASPAYLARRPAPQSPDDLAGHDCLRYNYSRNPGEWLFRRDGNAVRVRIDGRLCANNGDIIREALLGGLGVAFQPSFLVADAIDDGRLRVLLDDWQTPEIAVHAVYPESRHVSPKLRVFIDYLATHLKGIS; encoded by the coding sequence TTGGATCGGCTGGAAGGGATGGGGGTGTTTCTCAAGGTGGTGCAGCTGGGCAGTTTTTCCGCCGCTGCCAGTCAGCTGGGCATGTCCAAGTCCACGGTCAGCAAGCATGTCTCCGTACTTGAGGAGCGCCTGGGCATGCGCCTGCTCAATCGCACCACCCGGCGGCTGTCACTCACCGAGGGGGGGCAGATCTACCGGGACCGGATTGAAGCCGTTCTCGATGCGGTGGAAGATGCCGATCATGCAGTAACTCATCTCAACGAGGCGCCGCGCGGCCTGTTGCGGGTCAACGCGCCCATGTCCTTCGGCCTGCGCCATCTGGGTCCGCTGCTGCCGGCCTTCCTGGAAAGCTATCCGGAGGTGGAGATCGACATCGCCCTCAACGACCGCCGGGTTGATCTGGTCGACGAGGGATTCGATCTGGCGGTGCGCATCGGCGACCTCGAGGACAGTTCGCTGATTGCCCGCAAGCTGGCCCGCTGCCGGATGGTCTGCGTTGCGTCGCCGGCCTATCTCGCACGCCGTCCGGCACCGCAATCGCCCGATGACCTGGCCGGCCATGACTGCCTGCGTTACAATTACAGCAGAAATCCTGGTGAATGGCTGTTCAGGCGGGATGGCAACGCGGTCCGGGTCCGCATCGACGGCCGGCTCTGCGCCAACAACGGCGATATCATCCGCGAGGCCCTGCTGGGCGGTCTGGGTGTTGCCTTCCAGCCGAGCTTCCTCGTTGCCGATGCCATCGACGACGGACGCCTGCGCGTCCTGCTCGACGACTGGCAGACGCCGGAGATCGCGGTGCATGCCGTCTACCCGGAATCGCGTCACGTATCGCCCAAGCTGAGGGTGTTCATCGATTACCTCGCCACTCATCTCAAGGGTATCTCATGA
- the can gene encoding carbonate dehydratase, whose product MPVSPRDLLSRNRDWAEARRGQDPQFFERLSEQQAPRYFWVGCSDSRVPATQIVDIDPGEIFVHRNVANLCAHTDLNFLASLQFAVEVLRVEHVIVCGHYACGGVRAALGERSSGLVDHWIRSLRDLREHHRAILDGAIDRSEAADLLTELNVRTQVDNIAHNPIVQAAWRRGQKIEIHGWVYRVHDGILHDLDYRRSDHATVNDSHRISS is encoded by the coding sequence ATGCCCGTGTCCCCCAGGGATCTTCTCAGCCGCAACCGGGACTGGGCCGAAGCGCGCAGGGGGCAGGATCCACAGTTCTTCGAGCGATTGTCCGAGCAGCAGGCACCCCGTTATTTCTGGGTGGGGTGTTCCGACTCGCGGGTGCCGGCGACCCAGATCGTGGACATCGATCCCGGGGAAATCTTCGTTCACCGGAACGTCGCCAACCTGTGCGCCCATACCGATCTGAACTTCCTCGCCTCGCTGCAATTCGCCGTCGAGGTCCTGCGGGTCGAGCATGTGATCGTCTGCGGTCACTATGCCTGCGGTGGTGTCCGTGCGGCCCTTGGCGAGCGTTCCAGCGGGCTGGTCGATCACTGGATCCGCAGCCTGCGCGACCTGCGAGAACACCACCGCGCGATTCTCGACGGGGCGATCGACCGCAGCGAGGCCGCCGATCTGCTGACCGAGCTCAATGTCCGCACCCAGGTCGACAACATCGCCCACAATCCGATCGTTCAGGCGGCCTGGCGACGCGGTCAGAAGATCGAGATTCATGGCTGGGTGTATCGTGTGCACGATGGCATTCTCCACGATCTCGACTACCGTCGCAGCGATCACGCCACCGTCAACGACAGTCATCGAATTTCCTCCTGA
- a CDS encoding VIT1/CCC1 transporter family protein — MNFGFSGRKRFSDLGEQEILALAISGEEDDARIYLTFAARLEGDFPNSAGLFRSMAAEEETHRQKLIERHKARFGDTIPLIRREHVAGFYSRKPVWLAAQLSPAKMRDEAVAMETQAREFYLRSASKAQDADTRKLLGELAQAEQHHASQWRTFEEETLTPEVRSEEDRAAHREFVLTWVQPGLAGLMDGSVSTLAPIFAAAFATGDTFQTFLVGLAASIGAGISMGFTEAASDDGVLSGRGSPVKRGFASGIMTAIGGLGHALPYLIPDFNTATTIAVVVVFIELWVIAWIQKRYMDTPFFRAAIQVVLGGALVFAAGILIGSA, encoded by the coding sequence ATGAATTTTGGCTTTTCCGGCAGAAAGCGGTTTTCCGACCTTGGCGAACAGGAGATCCTTGCCCTGGCCATCAGCGGCGAGGAGGATGACGCGCGCATCTATCTGACCTTCGCGGCCCGGCTCGAAGGGGATTTCCCGAACTCCGCGGGGTTGTTCCGCAGCATGGCGGCGGAAGAGGAAACCCATCGCCAGAAACTGATCGAGCGACACAAGGCCCGGTTCGGCGATACCATTCCGCTCATCCGCCGGGAGCATGTGGCCGGATTCTACAGCCGCAAGCCGGTCTGGCTTGCCGCCCAGCTTTCGCCGGCGAAGATGCGCGACGAGGCCGTGGCCATGGAGACGCAGGCACGCGAGTTCTATCTTCGCTCGGCCTCCAAGGCTCAGGACGCCGATACCCGCAAGCTGCTGGGCGAGCTTGCCCAGGCCGAGCAGCATCACGCCTCGCAGTGGCGGACGTTCGAGGAGGAGACGCTCACACCGGAGGTGCGCAGCGAGGAGGACCGGGCCGCTCACAGGGAGTTCGTGCTGACATGGGTGCAGCCGGGGCTCGCCGGGTTGATGGACGGATCGGTTTCCACCCTTGCGCCGATCTTTGCCGCGGCGTTTGCGACCGGCGACACCTTCCAGACCTTTCTTGTGGGTCTTGCCGCATCGATCGGTGCCGGCATCTCGATGGGCTTCACCGAGGCCGCGAGCGACGACGGCGTGCTTTCGGGCCGCGGTTCTCCGGTCAAGCGCGGTTTCGCCTCCGGCATCATGACCGCCATCGGCGGTCTCGGCCACGCGCTGCCCTATCTCATTCCCGACTTCAATACGGCCACGACGATCGCCGTCGTCGTCGTCTTCATCGAACTCTGGGTCATTGCCTGGATCCAGAAACGCTACATGGACACGCCGTTCTTCCGGGCAGCCATCCAGGTGGTGCTGGGCGGGGCACTGGTGTTCGCCGCCGGTATCCTCATCGGCAGCGCCTGA